In Cystobacter fuscus DSM 2262, the DNA window TGACCGGGAGCGGGAAGCAGGCAGGCGGGCGATACCTGTCCTACAGGACAGACGACCTTCCAATCACCGTCCCCCTACCTTCTTTTTTACAGTCCTCGACCGAGAGGATTGACGGTAAACAGCCGGGGATTCGCCGCCGCCTGGAGACCAGACGGTCATCCGGGTGAAGAGCCATCCCTTCCTGTCTGGGACGGCGGCTGCGCCGGACGAGTGCCATTCGTCGTTCATACGGTGTCGTGGGTAGAGAGAGCGCGATGAGCACGGAATCGGCTGGAACAGCTCAGGTGGCGGACCTCACCAACTGTGACAAGGAGCCCATCCACATTCCGGGGGCCATCCAGCCCCATGGCGTGCTGCTGGTCCTGCGTGAGCCCTCGCTGATCATCTGCCAGAGCAGCGAGAACACCGAGGCGCTGCTCGGGTGCGGCGTCCAGGAACTGCTGGGCCGCTCCCTGGACTCGCTCCTGCCGGCCTCCCAGGTCGCCAGCACCCGGGCGAGCCTCCTCTCGGATCGGCTCCAGGACAACAACCCCCTCAAGCTCACCTTGAAGGGCGGGGGCCGCGAGCGGCTCTTCAATGGCATCGCGCACCGTCACCAGGGCCGGCTCTTCCTCGAGCTCGAGCCCGTGGCGGATCCGGAGTCGCTGCCCTTCTCCAGCTTCTATCAGCAGGCGCGCGGCGCCATGTCGCGCCTGCGTGACGCGAAGGATCTGCGCGCCCTGTGCGAGGAGGGCGTGCGCGAGGTCCGCCGGCTCACGGGCTTCGATCGGGTCATCATCTACCGCTTCGACTCGGACTGGAACGGTCAGGTGCTCGCCGAGGACCGGCGGGAGACGGCCGATCCGTACATGGGGCTGCACTTTCCCGCCTCGGACATCCCGCGTCAGGCGCGGGAGCTGTACGTGCTCAACCTGCTGCGCATCATCGCGGCGGTGGACTACGTGCCCGCGCGCATCGTGTCGCTCCCGGAGGAAGCCGCGCAGGGGCCGCTGGACATGTCCTTCTGCGTGCTGCGCAGCGTGTCGCCCATCCACCTGGAGTACCTGCGCAACATGGGCGCGGGCAGCTCCATGAGCATCTCGCTGCTGCAGGAGGGGCGGCTGTGGGGCCTCATCTCCTGCACGCACATGTCCGGCTCGAAGTACGTGCCCTACGAGGTGCGCACGGCGTGTGATTTCGTGGGCCAGTTCATGTCCTCGTTCATCTCCAGCAAGGAGGGGCACGAGCACTACGATCAGCGCATCCGCACCAAGTCCATCCAGGGCCGGCTGCTCGAGCGCATGACGCGCGTGGCCGACTTCGCCGCCGAGCTGTGCCAGTCGCCGCCCGATCTGCTCGAGCTCACCGGGGCCACGGGCGCGGCCGTCTATTTCAACGGGCGCATGACCATCATTGGCAAGGCCCCCGAGGACGAGCAGCTCCAGGGGCTCATCCGCTGGCTGTCGAGCCGGCCCGCGTCCCAGGACGTGTTCGCCACCAATTGCTTGCTGCGGCACTACCCCGAGTCGGAGAGCTTCAAGGACGTGGCGGCCGGCCTCATCGCGGCCTCCATGTCCCGGGGCCGCCACAACTACGTGCTGTGGTTCCGCCCGGAGGTGGTGCAGACGGTGGAGTGGGGTGGCAACCCCCACAAGCCGGTGGACGTGGAGGACGATCAGCTGCGGCTGCACCCGCGCAAGTCCTTCGCGCTCTGGAAGGAGACGGTGCGCGGCAAGTCGCTGCCCTGGAAGGACTACGAGCTGGAGGCGGCGCGAGAGCTGCGCCGCAGCATCATCGACATCGTGCTGGAGCGCAGCGAGGAGCTGCTCAAGCTCAACACGGAGCTCAAGCGCAGCAACGTGGAGCTGGACTCCTTCGCCTACGCCGCGAGCCACGATCTCAAGGAGCCCCTGCGCGGCATCCACAACTACGCGAGCCTGGTGTTGCGCGAGGATGCCGAGTCGCTGCGGCCCTCCAACCGCACGCGCATGGACACGGTGGTGCGGCTCACCCAGCGCATGGAGAGTCTCATCAACTCGCTCCTGCACTACTCGCAGGTGGGCCGCATGGAGCTGTCGCTCCGGGAGACGGACCTCAACGACGTCCTGTCCTCGGTGCTGGAGGTGCTCAAGCCGCGCATCGAGGAGGCGCGCGCCGAGGTGCGTGTCCCCGAGCCGCTGCCGCCCGCGCGCTGTGACCGGGTGCGGATGATGGAGGTCTTCACCAACCTCATCACCAACGGCCTCAAGTACAACGACAAGGAGAAGAAGTGGGTGGAGATCGGGTCCCGGCGTGACCCGGAACTCGGCTCCGTCTACTACGTGCGTGACAACGGCATCGGCATCAAGCCCGAGTACCACGAAGCCATCTTCCGCATCTTCAAGCGGCTGCACGGGCGCGACAAGTACGGCGGCGGCACGGGCACGGGGCTGACCATCGTCAAGCGCCTCATCGAGCGGCACAACGGCCGGATCTGGGTGGAGTCCGGGCCTGGCGAGGGCACCACCTTCTTCTTCACCCTGGACAGCGAGAAGGAGCCCGTGTCCGAGCTGCGGCCCTTTGGCGGAGAGAGCGGACGATGAACCGTGACCTGCCCATCCTCGTCGTGGAGGACAACGACGAGGACTTCGACATGCTCCAGATGACCTTCCAGGGCGCGGGCATCCCCAATCCCCTCTACCGTTGTACCGAGGGCGAAGAAGCCCTGGATTTCCTGCACCAGCGGGGCCGCTACGCCGCCGTCAACAGCGCGCCGCGCCCGGGACTCCTCCTCCTGGACCTCAACCTCGCTGGTCTGGATGGCAGGCAGGTACTCGAGCACATGAAGAACGATGGCCGCCTCAAGAGCATCCCGGTGCTCGTGTTCTCCACCTCCGACAATCCCAAGGACGTGCAGAGCGCCTATGCCAATGGCGCCAGCGGCTATCTGCTCAAACCCGTGGATTTGGCGCGATTCGAGAGAATGATCCGGCTGTTCAAGGAGTTCTGGCTGGACCACATCGTGATGCCCGAAGACGATGGCCGAGAGGTCGCGCACGGATGAATTCCCGTTTGCTGACGGTGCTGCTGGTGGAGGACAGCCCGGAAGATCGGGACGTGTTTCGGACCTACTTGGAGGAGATGGGGGAATACTCCTACCGTTTCCTCGAAGAGGACTCGGCGGATGCGGCGCTCGCGCTCTGCAAGCGTGAGCAGGTGGATTGCATCCTCCTGGACTACGATCTGCCCGAACTCAGCGGCCTGGCCTTCCTCAAGCGGATCGTGGACGAGGAGGGCCTGTTGCGTCCCCCCGTGGTGATGGTGACCGGGCGAGGCAACGAGCGCATCGCCGTCGAGGCGCTCAAGGGCGGGGCTTCGGACTATCTGGTGAAGTCCGAGGTGACACCGGAGAGCCTCTACCGCGCGGTGCGCAACGCCGTGGAGAAGGAGGACATCCGCAAGCGCCTCACCGAGCAGCGCGCCCTGACGGGAATCGCCGAGGCCCGGCTCCAGGCCGCCCTGGAGGTGCTGGAGCGCGGGGATGCCCTGCTCGTGCTCGACAAGGACTTCCGCATCCTGCTGGTCAACAGCAGCCAGGAGCGCCTCAGCGGCAAGCGGCGCGAGGACACGCTGATGCGCTCCCACTGGGACGTCTGGCCCGAGACCACCCGGCCCGAGAGCCGGTACTGGTTCGAGTACCACCGCGCCATGCGCGAGCGGGTGACCACGCACTTCGAGGAGTACTTCGAGCCCCTGGACATGTGGACGGACGTGAGCGTCTACCCCACGCGCGAGGGCGGAATCGCCATCTTCTTCCGGGACGTCAGCGACAGGAAGCGGGCCGAGGAGCGCGTCCGGGCGGAGGAGCGGCGACGCGCGGAGTTCGAGCAGCAGCTCATCGGCATCGTCAGCCACGACTTGCGCAATCCCATCACCGCCATCTCCCTGGGCGTGTCGCTGCTCTTGCGCCGGGATGACCTGGACGAGCGCATCCTCAAGACGCTCGTGCGCGTGCACTCCTCGGCCGAGCGCACCATCCGGATGGTGAGGGATCTGCTCGACTTCACGCAGGCCCGGTTGGGTGGGGGCATCGTCGTCAACCGGGAGCTGGCCGACCTGCACCCGTTGCTGCGGCTCGTGGTGGACGAGGTGCAGATGTCCTTTCCCGACCGCGAGGTGCGGGTGGAGATCGACGGGGATGGACAGGGGGCGTGGGACACGGATCGGATGGCGCAGGTCATCACCAACCTGGTCACCAACGCGTTGAAGTACAGCCCGGCGGGCACGCCCGTCACGGTGCGCGCTCGCGGGGACTCCGACTCGGTGTGTCTGGAGGTCCACAACGAGGGGGACCCCATTCCGCCCCAGGTCCAGGAGCACCTGTTCGAGCCCATGCGGCGCGGGAACGATCAGTTGGACCGGACGAGCCGCAGCATCGGGTTGGGCCTGTTCATCGTGAACCACCTCATCCGCGCCCACGGGGGCACCGTCAACGTGCGCTCCGTCGCGTCCGAGGGCACCACCTTCGGGGTGCGGCTGCCGCGCAAGGCCATGACCGCCTCCATGCGGCGCGCGTAGGCGGGCACCGGCGGCGGCGCCACCTCCCCGTGGACTTCCTTGATGCGAAAAAGGTGGGCACCCGAGTGGTGAAGCCGGGATGTGGCTGAATCCTGAATTCAGTGCCTGAACCGTCGGCGACACCCGCTCGCGCGGGTGGGTGGAGTCGAACCACCGAGCATGTAGGACCTCACCGGCCGGGTGCCCGTTGTCCCCCAGACTCCCCGGGGCGGATTTTCCTGACGAGCCGCCCCTGTTCTCCGGGGAAAAGTCCGTCTGGAAAATCACCGTGAAATTCCCGTCAGGAAACCACGGTGGTGCTCGTCCCTCTGCTGGATGGCCCCCCGCCCGCCGTTGTCGCATATCCGGGGGTCGTGTCATCGGGAGGCCGTGTTCGGATGCCGTCGTGCTACCTTGACCCGCCGTTTCACCGAACCCCACCCCGCCCAAGCGGGGGGCTCGTGCCTCCTGGCGGCGCTTCAAGGAACCTCCGGTGTTCGAAGATCTCACGGATGACGAACTCTTCGCCGAAGTGCTCCAACGCCGCGCCACGGGCGGGGTGGTGGGAGATGCACTCGGCGCGCTCTGCGAGCGCTGGGCCCGGCCGGCCCGCTATGTCATCTCCAAGATCCAGGCCAGCTACGGACGGGGCTCTCCGGCGGACGCGGACGAGCTCTACCAGGACGCGGTCGGCAAGTTCCTCGACAAGGGACTGGATCAATTCCGCGGCGTGTCCGAGCAGATGCCCGGACGCAGCGCGTCGCCCAAGACGTTCTTCCTGCGCATCGTCAAGCACGTCGCCATCGACTTCTACCGGCGGCAGCGCGAGGACCTGGCTCCGGCCGCGGCCGACTCCGAGGACGCCTTCGAGGAGCCGCCCGCCCAGGTGGCGCGCGCGGTGGAGTCCTCGCGGCGGCGCGAGGAGCGCTCCGAGGCCCAGGAACTCTACTGGCGCGCGTATGAGCGCCTGCAGCGCGAGCATCCCAAGGAAGCCGGTGCGTGGGACCTGTACCACCACCAGGACGTCGAGGACCACGAGGAGTGCGCGCGTCGCCTCAACATCACCGTGGTCAATTCGTACAAGCGCGTCAGCCGTGCACAGGCCTACCTGCGGCTCTATCTGCTCGACCTCCAACAGGAGGGCGGGCGCGAGTGAGCCCCACCGTACCCCAGGAGGGTACCCTCATGGTCGTTGACCCCTTCTCCAGATATCAGGCCCGGCGTGAGCAGCTCTCGCGGGGCGGACTTTCCCAAGGTGACGCGCTCGAGGTGATTGGAGACCTGCTTCGGCGCGGCGAACGGTTGGGAGGAGAGGGAGTCGAGCAGGCGCTTCGGGGATTGAGTCGCGGGGACATCGAGGGGTGGCTCCGCTCACGTGAGCCCGAGGCGCTCCAGCCCGTGTTGTTGCGCGCCGCTCAGGAGGCCGCCGAGGCCGCCCTGGGCGAGGACGTCGACGAGTCGGACGTGTGGCGTGCCTCCGCGTTCGAGGGACTGACGGCGCGCGACCGGGCCGAGTCCACCCTGCGCGCCATCGCCCGATGGGAAGCCGTCCACGGTGCGTTACAGGGCGAGGCGGCGGCGCGCTTGAAGGCGCTGCGCGAGGGGCTCGAGCGATTGGACGGCGCGATGGGTCCGCGGGCCCGCTGGTTCATCCCCCTGAATTCCCAGCGCCGGGCGGAACGCGACCTGTTGGACTCGGCGGAGCGAGCCCGGGCCTGGTGGTTCAGTGCCCGCGCCGAATGTGACGACTTCCTGGGCGCCCTGAGCCCACGGGGTGAGCGGCCCGGTGCCCATGTGCAGGGGTGCCGCGAGTGCCAGGAGGACCTGGCGAAGAGCGCTCCGGTGGATGCGCCTCCCAAGCGGCACCTGAGCGCGGATGACCTGTGGCGCTTCGACATGGGCACCCTGTCCGCCGCGGAGCTGCGCTGGGTGGACGGTCACACGGAGAAGTGCCTGGACTGTGCCCAGGCCATCTGGGCCCTGGAGGAGGGAGACGAGGCCATCTCCCAGGCCTCGTCGATGGAGCGTGAGCCCACCGCTCCCGCGGCGCGGACCTCGCGAGCCCCCGCGCCCGCCATGCGTGGAACCGGTGCCGCGCGCCATGCCGAGCAGCGCGACATCCTGGAGGATCGGCGGGAGTTCCGCGTGGTGCTCATCCGCGAGCGTCAGCGGGCCCGGCTCCTGGTGCAACCCCTGCCGGGGCGTACCGTGACGGCGGCGGTCTTCCTCGCCCCCGGCAAGCCCTCGCTCAAGCCCCAACCCGGCCCGGAAGGTCTCCAGTTCGACCTGGGCACCGCCGGAGGCCGCTCCGCGCACCTGATGGTGCGCGTGGGCAACAACGAGATCTTCGAGCGCGACTTCACCTTCTGACTACTGGCCCAGGGCCTGCAACTCGCCCGAGGGCACCACCCGCACGCCCAGTTGGGCCTCGCGCGCCAGGGCGACCATCGCCCGCGCCACGGTGCGCGCCTCGATGGGGCGGCTGGCCAGCGGACGCAGCAGCGGCGCCAGGGCCCGGGAGACGGCGGCCGCCGCGCGCTCGCCGGTGCGGCGCTCGGGGCGCTCTCCGAGCAGGAGCGAGGGCTGGAGGATGACGAGCGACTCGAAGCCCACCGACGCGAGCGCCTCTTCCACCTGGCCCTTCACACGGTTGTAGA includes these proteins:
- a CDS encoding ATP-binding protein; this encodes MSTESAGTAQVADLTNCDKEPIHIPGAIQPHGVLLVLREPSLIICQSSENTEALLGCGVQELLGRSLDSLLPASQVASTRASLLSDRLQDNNPLKLTLKGGGRERLFNGIAHRHQGRLFLELEPVADPESLPFSSFYQQARGAMSRLRDAKDLRALCEEGVREVRRLTGFDRVIIYRFDSDWNGQVLAEDRRETADPYMGLHFPASDIPRQARELYVLNLLRIIAAVDYVPARIVSLPEEAAQGPLDMSFCVLRSVSPIHLEYLRNMGAGSSMSISLLQEGRLWGLISCTHMSGSKYVPYEVRTACDFVGQFMSSFISSKEGHEHYDQRIRTKSIQGRLLERMTRVADFAAELCQSPPDLLELTGATGAAVYFNGRMTIIGKAPEDEQLQGLIRWLSSRPASQDVFATNCLLRHYPESESFKDVAAGLIAASMSRGRHNYVLWFRPEVVQTVEWGGNPHKPVDVEDDQLRLHPRKSFALWKETVRGKSLPWKDYELEAARELRRSIIDIVLERSEELLKLNTELKRSNVELDSFAYAASHDLKEPLRGIHNYASLVLREDAESLRPSNRTRMDTVVRLTQRMESLINSLLHYSQVGRMELSLRETDLNDVLSSVLEVLKPRIEEARAEVRVPEPLPPARCDRVRMMEVFTNLITNGLKYNDKEKKWVEIGSRRDPELGSVYYVRDNGIGIKPEYHEAIFRIFKRLHGRDKYGGGTGTGLTIVKRLIERHNGRIWVESGPGEGTTFFFTLDSEKEPVSELRPFGGESGR
- a CDS encoding response regulator, which codes for MNRDLPILVVEDNDEDFDMLQMTFQGAGIPNPLYRCTEGEEALDFLHQRGRYAAVNSAPRPGLLLLDLNLAGLDGRQVLEHMKNDGRLKSIPVLVFSTSDNPKDVQSAYANGASGYLLKPVDLARFERMIRLFKEFWLDHIVMPEDDGREVAHG
- a CDS encoding sensor histidine kinase, which produces MNSRLLTVLLVEDSPEDRDVFRTYLEEMGEYSYRFLEEDSADAALALCKREQVDCILLDYDLPELSGLAFLKRIVDEEGLLRPPVVMVTGRGNERIAVEALKGGASDYLVKSEVTPESLYRAVRNAVEKEDIRKRLTEQRALTGIAEARLQAALEVLERGDALLVLDKDFRILLVNSSQERLSGKRREDTLMRSHWDVWPETTRPESRYWFEYHRAMRERVTTHFEEYFEPLDMWTDVSVYPTREGGIAIFFRDVSDRKRAEERVRAEERRRAEFEQQLIGIVSHDLRNPITAISLGVSLLLRRDDLDERILKTLVRVHSSAERTIRMVRDLLDFTQARLGGGIVVNRELADLHPLLRLVVDEVQMSFPDREVRVEIDGDGQGAWDTDRMAQVITNLVTNALKYSPAGTPVTVRARGDSDSVCLEVHNEGDPIPPQVQEHLFEPMRRGNDQLDRTSRSIGLGLFIVNHLIRAHGGTVNVRSVASEGTTFGVRLPRKAMTASMRRA
- a CDS encoding RNA polymerase sigma factor produces the protein MFEDLTDDELFAEVLQRRATGGVVGDALGALCERWARPARYVISKIQASYGRGSPADADELYQDAVGKFLDKGLDQFRGVSEQMPGRSASPKTFFLRIVKHVAIDFYRRQREDLAPAAADSEDAFEEPPAQVARAVESSRRREERSEAQELYWRAYERLQREHPKEAGAWDLYHHQDVEDHEECARRLNITVVNSYKRVSRAQAYLRLYLLDLQQEGGRE